Proteins co-encoded in one Brassica oleracea var. oleracea cultivar TO1000 chromosome C4, BOL, whole genome shotgun sequence genomic window:
- the LOC106338493 gene encoding uncharacterized protein LOC106338493, which produces MATKFNGDPLPRFEMKPKPKAHDDDEATLRLKSKNVHVIWDWNNALLPSGYDMSTLFTKIQQRLQTLDPALTINTVVASGDLYMLDINEADAEARYQILDKDDRVKTFNVPSREVTCDACRKSFPRCNHEEDDEYTRVHAILAREMMILNFNHPPPCYLLLISGDKKFDTSLSFMASRGYKVLLSSPDGDTSLRQHSQEFWLWQKLILGEGPSTQESK; this is translated from the coding sequence ATGGCTACCAAATTTAACGGTGATCCCCTTCCGCGTTTTGAGATGAAACCTAAACCTAAAGCTCATGATGATGACGAGGCAACACTTAGACTTAAATCTAAAAATGTACATGTCATATGGGATTGGAACAACGCCCTGCTTCCCTCTGGATACGACATGTCAACTCTGTTTACTAAAATCCAACAAAGATTACAGACGCTTGATCCTGCTCTGACCATCAACACCGTGGTGGCTTCTGGTGATCTCTACATGTTAGACATCAACGAAGCAGACGCTGAAGCTAGGTACCAGATTCTCGACAAGGATGACCGTGTTAAAACTTTCAACGTTCCATCAAGAGAAGTAACTTGCGACGCCTGTCGGAAAAGTTTTCCACGTTGCAACCATGAAGAGGATGATGAATATACGAGAGTTCATGCGATTTTAGCACGGGAGATGATGATTCTTAATTTCAATCATCCACCTCCTTGTTATCTTCTCCTCATATCTGGTGATAAGAAGTTTGACACTTCTTTGAGTTTCATGGCCAGCCGTGGATATAAGGTTTTGCTCTCTTCTCCGGATGGCGACACTTCCCTCCGACAGCATTCACAAGAGTTTTGGTTGTGGCAGAAATTGATCCTAGGAGAAGGGCCTTCAACTCAAGAGAGCAAGTGA